In Actinoplanes derwentensis, the following proteins share a genomic window:
- a CDS encoding response regulator — protein sequence MTSDTATRARVLVVDDAATVRLYHSTLLNGAGFEVSEAANGLEAVEAALGTEFDLFVVDVNMPKMNGYACVEALRSDSVGSDAPIVMISTEDRPGDADRAYQAGANLYLVKPVAGDRLTRVATMLTAGKGGAA from the coding sequence ATGACCTCGGACACCGCGACCAGAGCCCGGGTGCTCGTGGTCGACGACGCCGCCACGGTGCGGCTCTACCACTCCACCCTGCTCAACGGCGCTGGCTTCGAGGTGAGCGAGGCGGCCAACGGACTGGAGGCCGTCGAGGCGGCACTCGGCACCGAGTTCGACCTGTTCGTGGTCGACGTGAACATGCCGAAGATGAACGGCTACGCCTGCGTCGAGGCGCTGCGGTCGGACAGCGTCGGCAGCGACGCCCCGATCGTGATGATCAGCACCGAGGACCGGCCCGGCGACGCCGACCGGGCCTACCAGGCCGGGGCGAACCTCTACCTGGTCAAGCCGGTCGCCGGGGACCGGCTGACCCGGGTCGCGACCATGCTGACGGCGGGGAAGGGCGGTGCCGCATGA
- a CDS encoding chemotaxis protein CheA, translating into MNPLLAQFLAEANDLLAQVDEGLLQLERDPGDPDLVNQVFRAAHTFKGSSGLFDFPELTRLTHAAEDLLDAVRGGRLALDSRLTDDLLASFDLIRGWLAHVTTHEVLPSSAGNDAAGLITRLRAPLGGETAPADQPAGGPEPVISAAPDWLAYLDAEWLTETANWLATTSSTLRFIWYTPDSDCFFRAEDPLYLVRQLPALDRLSVVQPTAWPGVDDYDEYACLLSFLVVTRASLGELTYLFRYVPDQIQIVELDADAITRHLSGEPPLRAEEVVTVAVTPVIDTELAADARGVLHAAHRALTMDGVVTEGTRLRSFRHVVAAAARSLRVPVDLAEAGPEELLAAIVLLAGEAAPAPAAVVPAHPVPGQAEGRVEGRADDPGGQVGTRVLKVDQEKVDRLMELVGELNVAKNGLTFLAAAAEEEFGSRSLSRRIKDQYAGLHRIAEELQAAVMDVRMLPLSVAFSRFPRLVRDLSRRLGKNIELVTEGGETMADKDVIEALGDPLVHLVRNSLDHGIETPDERALRGKPPAARLTLTAVADGDAVIVEVADDGRGVDPERVKHKAYEKGLISEEELETMSDTDAVDLVFRPGFSTVDQVSDLSGRGVGMDAVRASVEKLGGAVTMRSKLGQGTSTRLRLPLSMAVTQVMVVSVAGQRFGIPVDLVVETVRVPAGGMGRVLHQDVVMMRGEVVPVIDLARALDMPWSLPEDADRPILVVSVNGQRVGLLVEQFHREVDVILKPMEGLLAYADEFSGTALLGDGLVLLVLNMKEVLGLAARVA; encoded by the coding sequence GTGAACCCGCTGCTCGCCCAGTTCCTCGCCGAGGCGAACGACCTGCTCGCCCAGGTGGACGAGGGCCTGCTCCAACTGGAGCGGGACCCCGGCGACCCGGACCTGGTCAACCAGGTGTTCCGGGCCGCGCACACGTTCAAGGGCTCGTCCGGGCTGTTCGACTTTCCCGAGCTGACCCGGCTCACGCACGCCGCCGAGGATCTGCTGGACGCGGTTCGCGGCGGCCGGCTCGCCCTCGACTCCCGCCTGACCGACGACCTGCTGGCCTCGTTCGACCTGATCCGTGGCTGGCTGGCGCACGTCACCACGCACGAGGTACTGCCGTCCAGCGCCGGCAACGACGCGGCCGGCCTGATCACCCGGTTGCGCGCCCCGCTGGGTGGCGAAACGGCCCCGGCCGACCAGCCGGCCGGCGGTCCGGAACCGGTGATCAGCGCCGCCCCGGACTGGCTGGCCTACCTCGACGCCGAGTGGCTGACCGAGACCGCGAACTGGCTGGCCACCACGTCCTCGACCCTGCGGTTCATCTGGTACACCCCGGACAGCGACTGCTTCTTCCGGGCCGAGGACCCGCTGTACCTGGTCCGCCAGCTACCGGCCCTGGACCGGCTCAGTGTGGTGCAGCCCACCGCCTGGCCCGGCGTCGACGACTACGACGAGTACGCCTGCCTGCTCTCCTTCCTGGTGGTCACCCGGGCCTCGCTCGGCGAGCTGACCTACCTCTTCCGCTACGTGCCGGACCAGATCCAGATCGTCGAGCTGGACGCCGACGCGATCACCAGGCATCTCAGCGGGGAGCCGCCGCTGCGGGCCGAGGAAGTGGTCACCGTCGCGGTCACCCCGGTCATCGACACCGAGCTGGCCGCCGATGCCCGCGGCGTGCTGCACGCCGCCCATCGCGCGCTGACCATGGACGGCGTGGTGACCGAGGGCACCCGGCTCCGGTCGTTCCGGCACGTGGTCGCCGCGGCGGCCCGGTCTCTTCGCGTGCCGGTGGACCTCGCCGAGGCCGGTCCGGAAGAGTTGCTGGCGGCGATCGTCCTGCTCGCCGGCGAGGCCGCGCCGGCGCCCGCTGCGGTCGTCCCGGCACACCCGGTACCGGGCCAGGCCGAGGGCCGGGTGGAGGGCCGCGCCGATGACCCGGGCGGCCAGGTCGGCACCCGCGTCCTCAAGGTCGACCAAGAGAAGGTGGACCGGCTGATGGAGCTGGTCGGCGAGCTGAACGTGGCCAAGAACGGTCTCACCTTCCTGGCCGCGGCGGCCGAGGAGGAGTTCGGCAGCCGGTCGCTGAGCCGCCGGATCAAGGACCAGTACGCCGGCCTGCACCGGATCGCCGAGGAACTCCAGGCGGCCGTGATGGACGTTCGGATGCTCCCGCTGTCGGTGGCGTTCAGCCGGTTCCCCCGGCTGGTCCGTGACCTCAGCCGGCGGCTCGGCAAGAACATCGAGCTGGTCACCGAGGGCGGCGAGACGATGGCCGACAAGGACGTCATCGAGGCGCTCGGCGACCCGTTGGTGCATCTGGTGCGCAACAGCCTGGACCACGGGATCGAGACGCCGGACGAACGCGCTCTCCGCGGCAAGCCGCCGGCCGCCCGGCTCACCCTCACCGCGGTGGCCGACGGCGACGCGGTCATCGTCGAGGTCGCCGACGACGGCCGGGGCGTCGATCCGGAACGGGTCAAGCACAAGGCGTACGAGAAGGGCCTGATCTCCGAGGAGGAACTGGAGACGATGAGCGACACCGACGCGGTCGATCTGGTCTTCCGTCCCGGGTTCTCCACCGTCGACCAGGTCTCCGACCTCTCCGGCCGGGGGGTCGGCATGGACGCCGTCCGGGCCAGCGTGGAGAAGCTCGGCGGCGCCGTGACCATGCGTTCCAAGCTGGGCCAGGGCACCTCGACCCGGTTGCGTCTGCCGCTGTCGATGGCGGTCACCCAGGTGATGGTGGTCAGCGTTGCCGGTCAGCGGTTCGGTATCCCGGTGGACCTGGTCGTCGAGACGGTCCGGGTGCCGGCCGGCGGAATGGGCCGGGTCCTGCACCAGGACGTGGTGATGATGCGCGGCGAGGTGGTGCCGGTGATCGACCTGGCCCGCGCCCTGGACATGCCCTGGTCCCTGCCCGAGGACGCGGACCGTCCGATCCTCGTGGTCAGCGTCAACGGACAGCGGGTCGGCCTGCTTGTCGAGCAGTTCCACCGCGAGGTCGACGTGATCCTCAAGCCGATGGAGGGCCTGCTCGCGTACGCCGACGAGTTCTCCGGTACCGCGCTGCTCGGTGACGGGCTGGTCCTGCTGGTGCTGAACATGAAGGAGGTGCTCGGTCTTGCCGCTCGAGTTGCATGA
- a CDS encoding response regulator: MTTVMLVDDSATMLMSLKSILSKAGYAVETAVHGKEALDKLSKGVKPNLIISDVNMPQMDGITFAREARKAPGMRFTPILMLTTETEQAKRVEAKAAGATGWLVKPVGPDQLLGVIKQVLPGA; this comes from the coding sequence ATGACCACTGTGATGCTCGTCGACGACTCCGCCACCATGCTCATGAGCCTGAAGTCGATCCTCAGCAAGGCCGGTTACGCCGTGGAGACCGCAGTCCACGGCAAGGAAGCCCTCGACAAGTTGAGCAAGGGCGTCAAGCCCAACCTGATCATCAGCGACGTCAACATGCCGCAGATGGACGGGATCACCTTCGCCCGCGAGGCCCGCAAGGCCCCTGGTATGCGGTTCACGCCGATCCTGATGCTGACCACCGAGACCGAGCAGGCCAAGCGGGTCGAGGCGAAGGCGGCCGGCGCGACCGGATGGCTGGTCAAGCCGGTCGGACCGGACCAGCTCCTCGGTGTCATCAAGCAGGTTCTTCCCGGCGCCTGA
- a CDS encoding methyl-accepting chemotaxis protein has protein sequence MASLLRKLTVTSPENGHDGLRGDVVAAALDNVPAYCEVVDGHVRDVIEQTGEAAEAIVHQLLNVDSLAEVMAGDVAQLAGTLSRTETELSQVTASNDQLVGRLIAYFTHRDHQIRRLVDQMRELDQHVKQIEQVSRATNILALNAMIEAVRAGEAGEGFSVVADEVRKLARRSAEAAHGIGSSIGDLTAKLDGVLSDDSQLDRDPDQSAATEETAMTRRLGGIANAQREMSEMVAGILKETVVAAEQVQRSSSALTAETTGAVGHVQFQDISRQMLEHVADAVADVRRQCEDVASYVRDALTEEDLLARVISVEDLREKHVMSRQRSTHAQQTGGSAQAGPEPLIELF, from the coding sequence ATGGCAAGCCTTCTCCGGAAGCTCACGGTGACTTCCCCCGAGAACGGCCACGACGGCCTGCGGGGAGACGTCGTGGCGGCGGCCCTCGACAACGTCCCGGCCTACTGCGAGGTGGTCGACGGCCACGTGCGGGACGTCATCGAGCAGACGGGCGAGGCCGCGGAGGCGATCGTCCATCAGCTCCTGAACGTCGACTCGCTGGCTGAGGTGATGGCCGGGGACGTGGCTCAGCTCGCCGGCACCCTCAGCCGGACCGAGACCGAGCTGAGCCAGGTGACGGCAAGCAACGATCAGCTGGTCGGCCGGCTCATCGCCTACTTCACGCACCGCGATCACCAGATCCGCAGACTGGTCGACCAGATGCGCGAGCTGGACCAGCACGTCAAACAGATCGAGCAGGTCAGCCGGGCCACCAACATCCTGGCACTGAACGCGATGATCGAGGCGGTCCGGGCCGGGGAGGCCGGCGAGGGCTTCTCGGTCGTCGCCGACGAGGTCCGCAAGCTGGCCCGCCGGTCCGCCGAGGCCGCGCACGGCATCGGCTCCAGCATCGGCGACCTGACCGCCAAACTCGACGGGGTGCTCTCCGACGACAGCCAGCTCGACCGGGATCCGGACCAGTCGGCGGCGACCGAGGAGACGGCGATGACCCGCCGGCTCGGCGGCATCGCGAACGCCCAGCGGGAGATGTCGGAGATGGTCGCCGGCATCCTCAAGGAAACCGTGGTCGCCGCCGAACAGGTGCAGCGCAGCTCGTCGGCGCTCACCGCGGAGACCACCGGCGCCGTCGGGCACGTCCAGTTCCAGGACATCAGCCGGCAGATGCTGGAACACGTCGCCGACGCGGTCGCCGACGTCCGCAGGCAGTGCGAGGACGTGGCGTCCTACGTCCGGGACGCTCTCACCGAGGAGGATCTGCTGGCCCGGGTCATCAGTGTGGAGGATCTCCGGGAGAAACACGTGATGTCACGGCAGCGCTCCACCCATGCCCAGCAGACCGGAGGCTCGGCGCAGGCCGGGCCCGAACCGCTCATCGAACTGTTCTGA
- a CDS encoding HhH-GPD-type base excision DNA repair protein — protein sequence MTFSLPVPAEANELLNRDPLAVTLGLVLDQQITLEKAFTSPWVLAQRLGHEPTAVELADFDPEALVSIFSEVPALHRFPKAMAARVQEVCRVIADEYDGDAERLWRDAPTGAELYRRIFALPGFGKQKAQIFVALLGKLCDVRPDGWRVAAGGYGEQGSYKSVADIVDAESLGRVRAYKKAVKAEAKAAQQA from the coding sequence GTGACGTTCTCCCTGCCGGTACCGGCCGAAGCCAACGAACTCCTCAACCGTGATCCGCTCGCGGTGACTCTCGGACTCGTGCTGGATCAGCAGATCACTCTGGAGAAGGCGTTCACTTCGCCGTGGGTGCTGGCGCAGCGGCTCGGGCATGAACCCACCGCTGTCGAGCTGGCCGACTTCGACCCCGAGGCGCTGGTGTCGATCTTTTCCGAGGTGCCCGCGCTGCACCGGTTCCCGAAGGCGATGGCGGCCCGGGTGCAGGAGGTCTGCCGGGTGATCGCCGACGAGTACGACGGTGACGCCGAGCGTCTCTGGCGGGACGCGCCGACCGGCGCTGAGCTGTACCGGCGGATCTTCGCGCTGCCGGGGTTCGGCAAGCAGAAGGCGCAGATCTTCGTCGCGCTGCTCGGCAAGCTCTGTGACGTGCGGCCGGACGGCTGGCGGGTGGCCGCCGGCGGTTACGGCGAACAGGGTTCGTACAAGTCGGTGGCCGACATCGTCGACGCCGAGTCCCTGGGCAGGGTGCGGGCGTACAAGAAGGCGGTCAAGGCGGAGGCCAAGGCCGCGCAACAGGCGTAG
- a CDS encoding DUF3099 domain-containing protein, which yields MKKHPERPVLITDAARSQDDQLRGRQIRYVSMMSVRAACLILGGILISAKVPLLPLWLSLCALGMVLLPWMAVLIANDRPPKTKEERAADAAAREDMRRTLIQPPPEPTHVTIDAEIVEEGPRRAG from the coding sequence GTGAAGAAACACCCGGAGCGCCCGGTGTTGATCACCGACGCGGCTCGCAGCCAGGACGATCAGCTTCGCGGCCGGCAGATCCGTTACGTCTCGATGATGAGTGTGCGGGCCGCGTGCCTGATCCTCGGCGGGATCCTGATCAGTGCGAAAGTGCCACTTCTGCCACTCTGGTTGTCCCTGTGTGCTCTCGGCATGGTTCTGCTGCCGTGGATGGCGGTGCTGATCGCGAACGACCGCCCGCCCAAGACCAAGGAGGAGCGGGCGGCCGACGCGGCGGCTCGCGAGGACATGCGCCGCACCCTGATCCAGCCACCGCCCGAGCCCACCCACGTCACCATCGACGCCGAGATCGTCGAAGAGGGCCCCCGCCGAGCCGGTTGA
- a CDS encoding carbohydrate kinase family protein encodes MILVVGDLVTDVLVEHDGPIQAGSDTDAAIRVAGGGQAANTAAWLAHAGQAVTLVAAVGDDQPGRDRVAELAAAGVRCAVEVLPGLATGSVVVLTGSSERTMITDRGASLRLGPEHVTAVITGTPDGGHLHLSGYPLLHAGSRPAGLAALTAAARKTITVSVDAASAAPLRAVGAETFLAWVRGTDLLLCNADEADVLAGPGSPEQQAERLTAHVRNVVVKQGAAGAVWAGPDGMWPVTADAVPVTDPTGAGDAFAAGLLRAWCSGASPAEALRAGGIMGAEAVSRIGARPAPR; translated from the coding sequence ATGATCCTCGTCGTCGGCGACCTGGTCACCGACGTCCTGGTCGAGCACGACGGGCCGATCCAGGCCGGCTCGGACACGGACGCCGCGATCCGGGTCGCCGGTGGCGGTCAGGCGGCGAACACCGCGGCCTGGCTGGCCCACGCCGGGCAGGCGGTGACCCTGGTCGCGGCGGTCGGCGACGACCAGCCGGGCCGGGACCGGGTGGCGGAACTCGCGGCGGCCGGGGTGCGCTGCGCGGTCGAGGTCCTGCCCGGACTGGCCACCGGCAGTGTGGTGGTGCTCACCGGGTCGTCCGAGCGCACCATGATCACCGACCGGGGCGCCTCGCTGCGGCTCGGGCCGGAACACGTCACCGCGGTGATAACCGGCACACCGGACGGCGGTCATCTGCACCTCTCCGGATATCCACTGCTGCACGCCGGTTCCCGTCCGGCGGGCCTGGCGGCCCTCACGGCCGCGGCGCGGAAAACGATCACCGTCAGCGTCGACGCGGCGTCGGCGGCTCCCTTGCGGGCTGTCGGGGCCGAGACATTCCTGGCTTGGGTACGGGGGACCGATCTGCTCCTGTGCAACGCCGACGAGGCCGACGTCCTGGCCGGGCCGGGCAGTCCGGAACAGCAGGCGGAACGGCTGACCGCACACGTCCGCAACGTGGTCGTCAAACAGGGCGCCGCCGGGGCGGTGTGGGCCGGGCCGGACGGGATGTGGCCGGTGACCGCCGACGCGGTACCGGTGACGGACCCGACCGGGGCCGGCGACGCGTTCGCGGCCGGGTTGCTGCGGGCCTGGTGCTCCGGCGCGAGCCCGGCGGAGGCACTGCGGGCCGGCGGGATCATGGGGGCGGAGGCGGTCTCCCGAATCGGGGCACGCCCGGCTCCCCGCTGA
- a CDS encoding pseudouridine-5'-phosphate glycosidase, whose product MTDFAIRYGEHVTRARRDGRPVVALESTIISHGLPHPDNIRVAREIEQAVRDNGAVPATIGMIDGEVIVGLEDAQVERLASAESVAKLSVRDLAIAAARRADGATTVAATSAIAAAAGIGVFATGGLGGVHREANVTYDESADLTALARTPIVVVCAGVKSILDVGATLERLETLGVSVAGYRTRRFPGFFITDGGFDIDWALDSPEQVADFIKARTAQGATEGALVLANPLPADEQLDPALHDRTLATGLNLLAEQNITGKAVTPFLLGHFHASTEGRSLEVNIRIILRNAALAAQIAVAATSGSKATVGFAVPA is encoded by the coding sequence GTGACTGACTTCGCGATTCGATACGGCGAGCACGTGACCCGTGCCCGCCGGGACGGCCGTCCGGTGGTGGCTCTGGAGAGCACGATCATCTCGCACGGCCTGCCGCACCCCGACAACATCCGGGTCGCCCGGGAGATCGAGCAGGCGGTCCGGGACAACGGCGCCGTCCCGGCCACCATCGGCATGATCGACGGTGAGGTGATCGTCGGTCTGGAGGACGCCCAGGTCGAGCGGCTGGCCTCGGCCGAGTCGGTGGCCAAGCTGTCGGTGCGGGACCTGGCGATCGCCGCCGCCCGGCGGGCCGACGGCGCCACCACGGTCGCCGCCACCAGCGCGATCGCCGCGGCCGCGGGCATCGGCGTGTTCGCCACCGGCGGGCTCGGCGGCGTGCACCGGGAGGCGAACGTCACCTACGACGAGTCGGCCGACCTGACCGCCCTGGCCCGCACGCCGATCGTGGTGGTCTGCGCCGGGGTCAAGTCGATCCTCGACGTGGGCGCCACCCTGGAGCGCCTGGAGACGCTCGGCGTGTCGGTGGCCGGTTACCGGACCCGCCGTTTCCCCGGTTTCTTCATCACCGACGGAGGCTTCGACATCGACTGGGCCCTCGACTCGCCCGAGCAGGTGGCCGACTTCATCAAGGCCCGCACCGCGCAGGGCGCCACCGAGGGCGCGCTGGTCCTGGCCAACCCGCTGCCGGCCGACGAGCAGCTGGACCCGGCACTGCACGACCGCACCCTGGCGACCGGTCTGAACCTGCTGGCCGAGCAGAACATCACCGGCAAGGCGGTCACCCCGTTCCTGCTGGGCCACTTCCACGCCAGCACCGAGGGTAGGAGCCTGGAGGTCAACATCCGGATCATCCTGCGCAACGCCGCTCTGGCCGCGCAGATCGCGGTGGCCGCCACCAGCGGTTCGAAGGCGACCGTCGGCTTCGCCGTACCCGCATGA
- a CDS encoding DUF3039 domain-containing protein, translated as MTVSTQILERPETQDTDTGPEMFHYVRKEKIAESAVMGTHVIALCGERFPVTKTPKPGSPVCPQCKEIYEAMRA; from the coding sequence ATAACCGTGAGCACCCAGATTCTGGAACGTCCGGAGACGCAGGACACCGATACCGGTCCCGAGATGTTCCATTACGTACGCAAAGAGAAGATCGCCGAGAGTGCCGTCATGGGCACGCACGTGATCGCTCTCTGTGGCGAGAGGTTCCCGGTGACGAAGACGCCGAAGCCCGGGTCCCCGGTGTGCCCGCAGTGCAAGGAGATCTACGAGGCGATGAGGGCCTGA
- a CDS encoding trimeric intracellular cation channel family protein — protein sequence MTGGYPLLVADLIGVAVFAASGASAAVAKRLDLFGVAFVGFAAALGGGIMRDVVIGSVPPLAFADWRYAVTAVVASVAVFWLHPALYRVRRTVLVLDAAGLGLFTVTGTLKALEAGVPAVGACLVGMLTAIGGGLTRDLLTGEIPAVLQREIYAVVALGGAVLVAVLYRLDQARLLPLAAAAALITVLRVFALYRRWSAPVAVP from the coding sequence GTGACGGGCGGATACCCACTGCTCGTCGCGGATCTGATCGGTGTGGCGGTGTTCGCCGCGTCCGGTGCATCGGCCGCCGTGGCCAAACGGCTCGACCTGTTCGGGGTCGCGTTCGTCGGCTTCGCGGCCGCGCTCGGTGGCGGCATCATGCGCGACGTGGTGATCGGTTCGGTGCCCCCGCTGGCGTTCGCGGACTGGCGTTATGCCGTGACCGCTGTCGTCGCCTCGGTCGCGGTCTTCTGGCTGCATCCGGCTCTGTACCGGGTGCGCCGGACCGTGCTGGTGCTGGACGCCGCCGGACTGGGTCTGTTCACCGTGACCGGCACACTGAAGGCTCTCGAAGCCGGTGTGCCGGCGGTCGGCGCGTGCCTGGTGGGGATGCTCACCGCCATCGGTGGTGGCCTGACCCGTGACCTGCTCACCGGAGAGATCCCGGCGGTTCTGCAGCGAGAGATCTACGCGGTTGTCGCCTTGGGCGGCGCCGTACTGGTGGCTGTCCTCTACCGGCTCGACCAGGCGCGTCTGCTCCCGCTGGCCGCCGCGGCGGCCTTGATCACCGTTCTTCGAGTGTTCGCGCTCTACCGTCGCTGGTCAGCCCCGGTGGCGGTGCCGTAA
- a CDS encoding DEAD/DEAH box helicase, which produces MSPPVPNLEIFPPLRDWQRKAMVTYLRRRSEDFMAVATPGAGKTTFALRIAAELLVDGTCDAVTVVCPTEHLKTQWAQAAARVGIQLDPGFRNSDVHSSRDFHGAVITYAQVGMAPAVHKRRTLTRRTFVILDEIHHAGDSRTWGDGVKDAFIPAVRRLLLTGTPFRSDENPIPFVNYERGGDGIQRSKADSVYGYADALKDRVVRPVLFMAYSGETRWRTNAGDELAARLGDPMTKDLVAQAWRTALDYRGEWMPQVMRAADARLSKIREHGMPDAGGLVIASDQTAARAYAKLLHEISGEPATIVLSDDDGSSGRIAEFAASEKRWMVAVRMVSEGVDIPRLAVGVYATSASTPLYFAQAIGRFVRARREGETATVFLPSVPHLLGLASEMEAQRNHVLGAPKEKDGLDDTALERAQKAEDALGDLDKKFEALSAVAELDHIIYDGTAFGMAALTGTPEEADYLGLPGLLTPEEVTSLLNKRQSEQMAAQKRQQAEEAKTAEPVVREAVVPMSAGERRNSLRRQLNTLVAAHHHRTNLPHGKIHAELRRICGGPPSAQATIEQLEERIATIQSF; this is translated from the coding sequence TTGAGCCCGCCTGTGCCGAACCTGGAGATCTTTCCGCCGCTGCGGGACTGGCAGCGCAAGGCGATGGTGACCTATCTCCGTCGTCGTTCCGAGGACTTCATGGCAGTGGCGACCCCCGGCGCCGGCAAGACCACGTTCGCGCTGCGGATCGCGGCCGAGCTGCTCGTCGACGGCACCTGTGACGCGGTCACCGTGGTCTGCCCGACCGAGCACCTGAAGACGCAGTGGGCGCAAGCCGCCGCCCGCGTCGGCATCCAGCTCGACCCGGGTTTCCGCAACTCGGACGTGCACTCGTCGCGTGACTTCCATGGGGCGGTGATCACTTACGCCCAGGTCGGCATGGCGCCGGCTGTGCACAAGCGGCGCACCCTGACCCGGCGGACGTTCGTGATCCTGGATGAGATCCACCACGCCGGCGACTCGCGGACCTGGGGTGACGGGGTCAAGGACGCCTTCATCCCGGCGGTCCGCCGCCTGCTGCTGACCGGGACACCGTTCCGGTCCGACGAGAACCCGATCCCGTTCGTGAACTACGAGCGCGGCGGGGACGGCATTCAACGATCAAAGGCCGATTCGGTGTACGGGTACGCGGACGCCCTGAAGGATCGGGTCGTCCGGCCGGTGCTGTTCATGGCGTACTCGGGGGAGACCCGCTGGCGCACGAACGCCGGTGACGAACTGGCCGCCCGCCTGGGTGACCCGATGACCAAGGACCTGGTCGCGCAGGCGTGGCGGACCGCCCTGGACTACCGGGGCGAGTGGATGCCGCAGGTGATGCGGGCCGCCGACGCCCGGCTCAGCAAGATCCGTGAGCACGGCATGCCGGACGCGGGTGGCCTGGTCATCGCGAGTGACCAGACGGCCGCCCGGGCGTACGCGAAACTGCTGCACGAGATCTCCGGCGAGCCGGCCACCATCGTGCTCTCCGACGACGACGGCTCGTCCGGCCGGATCGCCGAGTTCGCCGCCTCGGAGAAACGCTGGATGGTCGCGGTCCGGATGGTGTCCGAGGGGGTCGACATCCCGCGCCTGGCCGTCGGGGTGTACGCCACCAGCGCCTCCACCCCGCTCTACTTCGCGCAGGCGATCGGCCGGTTCGTCCGGGCCCGGCGGGAGGGTGAGACGGCCACGGTGTTCCTGCCGAGCGTCCCGCACCTGCTCGGGCTGGCCTCCGAGATGGAGGCGCAGCGCAACCACGTGCTGGGTGCCCCGAAGGAGAAGGACGGCCTCGACGACACCGCCCTGGAACGGGCCCAGAAGGCCGAGGACGCGCTCGGTGACCTGGACAAGAAGTTCGAGGCGCTGTCCGCGGTCGCCGAGCTGGATCACATCATCTACGACGGCACCGCGTTCGGCATGGCCGCCCTGACCGGCACTCCCGAGGAGGCGGACTATCTGGGCCTGCCCGGTCTGCTCACCCCGGAAGAGGTGACGTCGCTGCTGAACAAGAGGCAGTCCGAGCAGATGGCGGCGCAGAAGCGGCAGCAGGCTGAGGAGGCGAAGACCGCGGAACCGGTGGTCCGGGAAGCGGTCGTGCCGATGAGCGCGGGGGAGCGCCGCAACAGCCTGCGCCGTCAGCTGAACACCCTGGTCGCGGCACATCACCACCGGACCAATCTGCCGCACGGGAAGATCCACGCCGAGCTCCGCCGGATCTGCGGCGGCCCGCCGAGCGCTCAGGCCACCATCGAGCAGCTGGAGGAACGGATCGCCACGATCCAGTCCTTCTGA
- a CDS encoding DUF7455 domain-containing protein produces the protein MTPTLTPPAGSVAGPAADERCDRCNAAGKLRLTLAGGSELVFCGHHANRYAKDLVKIAVQYKADPEFTWRGADMMSNSSN, from the coding sequence ATGACCCCGACCCTCACGCCGCCGGCCGGAAGTGTGGCCGGCCCCGCAGCCGATGAACGGTGCGACCGCTGCAATGCAGCCGGGAAGCTCCGTTTGACCCTGGCGGGTGGCAGTGAACTGGTTTTCTGTGGCCACCACGCCAACCGGTACGCCAAGGACCTGGTGAAGATCGCGGTGCAGTACAAGGCCGATCCGGAGTTCACTTGGCGAGGCGCGGACATGATGTCGAACTCCAGCAACTAG